A genome region from Gemmatimonadaceae bacterium includes the following:
- the alr gene encoding alanine racemase — translation MTATPADARALSAMLTVDLAAVRENYRLLARRAAVPLLPMVKSDAYGLGAVEVARVLDPESPVAFGVASVDEGRALRAAGVARPVVVFTPVLPSAFALAREAGLTLALSDPGHLSAWLALGGRWQLPVDTGMNRAGVHWRDTATIRALLAAGPAPDGVFTHFHSADTDPGSMIVQEERFAAVVGALPVRPASIHAENSAALLQRGVSRYDCARPGIALYGVSVGPAAWTPLDVVRLAAPVVELRRLAPGDSVSYGATWRAREPRRIATVALGYADGYPRGAGNGATAVVNDRPVPVVGLVTMDMTMCDVTDVQCEVGDRVTLIGGDAASSVSAVAAHARRSPYEILTGLRARAARTYLASAAPVGVAA, via the coding sequence GTGACCGCCACTCCCGCCGACGCCCGCGCCCTGAGCGCCATGCTCACCGTGGACCTCGCCGCGGTGCGGGAGAATTATCGCCTGCTGGCGAGGCGTGCGGCGGTTCCGCTGCTGCCGATGGTCAAGAGCGACGCCTACGGCCTGGGTGCGGTCGAGGTTGCCAGGGTCCTGGACCCGGAATCGCCGGTGGCCTTCGGCGTCGCGTCGGTCGACGAGGGGCGGGCGCTGCGTGCCGCCGGCGTCGCGCGGCCGGTGGTGGTCTTCACACCGGTGCTGCCGTCCGCCTTCGCCCTCGCGCGCGAGGCCGGACTCACGCTGGCGCTGTCGGATCCCGGGCACCTGTCGGCCTGGCTGGCGCTCGGTGGTCGGTGGCAGCTGCCGGTCGACACGGGGATGAACCGCGCGGGCGTGCACTGGCGTGACACGGCCACGATCCGCGCGCTGCTCGCCGCCGGCCCTGCGCCTGACGGGGTCTTCACGCACTTCCACTCCGCCGACACCGACCCCGGCTCGATGATTGTGCAGGAAGAGCGCTTCGCGGCCGTTGTGGGCGCCCTGCCGGTGCGTCCGGCGTCGATCCACGCCGAGAACAGCGCCGCGCTGCTGCAGCGCGGGGTGTCGCGGTACGACTGCGCGCGCCCCGGGATCGCGCTCTACGGCGTGTCGGTGGGACCGGCCGCGTGGACGCCGCTGGACGTGGTGCGGCTGGCGGCGCCGGTGGTCGAGTTGCGCCGGCTGGCCCCCGGGGACTCGGTCAGCTACGGCGCCACCTGGCGTGCGCGGGAACCACGGCGGATCGCCACGGTCGCGCTCGGGTATGCGGACGGATATCCGCGCGGCGCCGGCAATGGCGCCACCGCGGTCGTCAACGACCGCCCGGTGCCGGTGGTGGGACTCGTGACCATGGACATGACGATGTGCGACGTGACGGATGTGCAGTGCGAAGTGGGTGATCGCGTCACGCTGATCGGCGGTGACGCCGCGTCGAGCGTGAGTGCGGTGGCCGCGCACGCGCGCCGGTCACCGTACGAGATCCTCACCGGGCTGCGGGCACGGGCGGCACGCACGTACCTCGCCAGTGCCGCCCCCGTCGGGGTCGCGGCGTGA
- the mazG gene encoding nucleoside triphosphate pyrophosphohydrolase has product MRDLRARCDWDGAQTHQSLRPYLMEEAHEVDDALRLADDGLLREELGDLLFQVLFHSVIAEERGAFDLHEVAAALIAKMRTRHPHLYGGGEAVPWERQKAKARESLADGLPVDLPALHRAHRLQDRAAGVGFDWDDVRGPLEKVREEVEEVAAELAPGAEGVAPSQDAIEGELGDLLFAVVNLCRKANVHAAVALDRANLKFVRRFTAVERLAAERGVQVGTASLAELDVLWDAVKEAGG; this is encoded by the coding sequence ATGCGCGATCTCCGGGCCCGGTGTGACTGGGACGGCGCCCAGACCCACCAGTCCCTCCGTCCGTACCTGATGGAGGAGGCGCACGAGGTGGACGACGCGCTGCGGCTGGCCGACGACGGCCTGTTGCGGGAGGAGCTGGGGGACCTGCTCTTCCAGGTGCTGTTCCACAGCGTCATCGCCGAGGAGCGCGGGGCGTTCGACCTGCACGAGGTGGCGGCGGCGCTCATCGCGAAGATGCGGACGCGGCATCCGCATCTCTATGGCGGGGGGGAGGCCGTACCCTGGGAGCGGCAGAAGGCGAAGGCCCGGGAGTCACTGGCGGACGGCCTGCCGGTGGACCTCCCCGCGCTGCACCGGGCCCACCGGCTGCAGGATCGTGCCGCCGGCGTCGGGTTCGACTGGGACGATGTCCGGGGTCCGCTGGAGAAAGTCCGCGAGGAGGTGGAGGAGGTCGCGGCGGAGCTGGCGCCAGGGGCGGAGGGTGTCGCCCCCTCGCAGGACGCGATCGAGGGTGAGCTCGGCGACCTGCTGTTCGCGGTGGTGAACCTCTGCCGCAAGGCGAACGTCCACGCCGCCGTGGCGCTGGACCGGGCCAACCTGAAGTTCGTGCGCCGCTTCACGGCGGTCGAACGGCTCGCGGCCGAGCGCGGCGTGCAGGTGGGCACAGCGTCGCTGGCGGAGCTGGACGTGTTGTGGGATGCGGTCAAGGAGGCCGGCGGATGA
- a CDS encoding DinB family protein, producing MTVTQTVAPPRSLTTMQPYFRELAVNRETALALLDGLTATQLAWCPDDVSWGLSEICAHLANTFEVALPALDRAIERGHGDAAYSDRPFTGNVVTRLMVWTMEPPVRVRLRAPRVLRPDPAADPLLSRQRYRAAQHAFEMRLERAAGLDLTHVRVQLPTIRSLQLALGTVLALLLAHERRHLWQATVVRKAGPFPLAARRRFA from the coding sequence ATGACCGTGACGCAGACGGTGGCGCCACCGCGGTCACTCACGACCATGCAGCCCTACTTCCGCGAGCTGGCCGTGAACCGGGAGACCGCCCTCGCGCTGCTCGACGGCCTCACCGCGACGCAGCTCGCCTGGTGCCCCGACGACGTGTCGTGGGGCCTGTCCGAGATCTGCGCGCACCTCGCGAACACGTTCGAGGTGGCCCTGCCGGCGCTGGACCGCGCCATCGAGCGCGGGCATGGTGATGCCGCCTACAGCGACCGCCCGTTCACGGGGAACGTCGTGACGCGCCTGATGGTGTGGACGATGGAACCGCCGGTGCGCGTCCGCCTGCGCGCGCCGCGCGTGCTGCGGCCGGACCCGGCGGCGGACCCGCTGCTGTCCCGCCAGCGCTACCGCGCCGCACAACACGCCTTCGAGATGCGGCTCGAGCGGGCGGCCGGGCTGGACCTCACGCACGTGCGCGTGCAGCTGCCGACCATCCGCAGCCTGCAGCTCGCGCTGGGCACGGTGCTGGCGCTGCTGCTGGCGCACGAGCGCCGCCACCTCTGGCAGGCGACGGTGGTGCGCAAGGCCGGTCCCTTCCCGCTCGCCGCGCGACGCCGCTTCGCCTGA
- the asnS gene encoding asparagine--tRNA ligase, protein MTGQVQYIDALPSAAGQAVTVRGWVQHVRTQGKVAFLVVRDGTGVVQCVFVKSQVTPEVWERFGTLTLEASVSVSGEVRLEPRAPGGAELGATGLTVLGASPIDYPIQPKEHGVDFLMDNRHLWLRAPRQVALMRIRHEIEQAIHDFFYARDFIHCDTPILTAAIGERSGLFSTEYFDEGSAYLAQTGQLYGEALAAALGRIYTFGPTFRAEKSKTRRHLTEFWMIEPEMAFYDVHDSMQLQEDMLLYITARVLERRRPELAVLERDVSHLEAITGPFPRISYTDAVATLQQKGSAITWGEDLGAEDEALLVADYRTPIFICNYPKEAKAFYMKENPDDPRTVLCADCLAPEGYGEIIGGSQREDDHDKLLHRIVEEGLDVAAYTWYLDLRKYGTFVHSGFGLGLERTVAWLCGTPHIRECIPFPRLMNRLRP, encoded by the coding sequence ATGACAGGTCAGGTGCAGTACATCGACGCGCTGCCATCGGCGGCTGGCCAGGCCGTCACCGTGCGCGGCTGGGTCCAGCACGTCCGCACGCAGGGCAAGGTCGCCTTCCTCGTGGTCCGGGACGGCACCGGGGTGGTGCAGTGCGTGTTCGTGAAGAGCCAGGTCACACCCGAGGTGTGGGAGCGCTTCGGCACGCTCACGCTCGAGGCGTCGGTCTCGGTCAGCGGTGAGGTGCGGCTCGAGCCGCGCGCCCCGGGCGGCGCCGAGCTGGGCGCCACCGGGCTGACGGTGCTCGGGGCCAGCCCGATCGACTACCCGATCCAGCCGAAGGAGCATGGCGTCGACTTCCTGATGGACAACCGCCACCTCTGGCTGCGCGCGCCGCGCCAGGTGGCGCTGATGCGCATCCGGCACGAGATCGAGCAGGCGATCCACGACTTCTTCTACGCCCGCGACTTCATCCACTGCGACACGCCGATCCTGACCGCCGCCATCGGCGAGCGCTCGGGGTTGTTCAGCACCGAGTACTTCGACGAGGGCAGCGCCTACCTCGCGCAGACGGGGCAGCTCTACGGCGAGGCGCTGGCCGCCGCGCTGGGCCGCATCTACACCTTCGGCCCCACGTTCCGCGCCGAGAAGTCGAAGACGCGGCGCCACCTCACCGAGTTCTGGATGATCGAGCCGGAGATGGCGTTCTACGACGTGCACGACAGCATGCAGCTCCAGGAAGACATGCTGCTCTACATCACCGCGCGCGTGCTCGAGCGTCGCCGCCCGGAACTCGCCGTGCTGGAGCGTGACGTCAGCCACCTCGAGGCGATCACGGGCCCGTTCCCGCGCATCTCGTACACCGACGCGGTGGCCACGCTGCAGCAGAAGGGCAGTGCCATCACCTGGGGAGAGGACCTCGGCGCCGAGGACGAGGCGCTGCTGGTGGCCGACTACCGCACGCCGATCTTCATCTGCAACTACCCGAAGGAGGCGAAAGCCTTCTACATGAAGGAGAATCCCGACGATCCGCGCACGGTGCTGTGCGCCGACTGCCTGGCGCCGGAAGGGTACGGCGAGATCATCGGCGGCTCGCAGCGCGAGGACGACCACGACAAGCTGCTGCACCGCATCGTCGAGGAGGGACTGGATGTCGCGGCCTACACCTGGTACCTCGACCTGCGGAAGTACGGCACGTTCGTGCACAGCGGTTTCGGGCTCGGGCTCGAGCGCACGGTGGCGTGGCTCTGCGGCACGCCGCACATCCGCGAGTGCATCCCGTTCCCGCGCCTCATGAACCGCCTGCGGCCGTGA
- a CDS encoding HAMP domain-containing histidine kinase, which produces MTPVFREPKPALHLVSHRRGVSLRVRLVAGLLMVAAILVAPLVVTRFSLKRLFTDMEQLQSQDFRASLLLGGMRTMADQVRRGDDQIGGLRDSTGAPMLRAAVARLLVLSDSLQAIATGPSYAAVDSTVREVNRLTGLSLEAMENRDFDRVDNLSTQSVRPGLSRMLTAVAEAEAALRIETAARVRRARDETGQARQVSLIALMLALVLAAIVAAWIIVSIARPVADLQYGMERVAAGQFDHKLSVAARRSDEFGSLAASYAAMAQRLGELDRLKAEFVSMASHELKTPLNVILGYLTLLDDGVYGPLNDKQREVVHTLERQSHSLNRLVRQLLDVSKYDAGGAKLDLQPLDTRAFFAELEDSLQVLAHQRGVTFSVTSADGMPGEVWWDHDRMTEAIGNLVTNACKFTPRGGVVALHGDGEPGVVRIEVRDSGVGIPAPELPHVFRKFFQAGNQEAATGVAGTGLGLAIVRGIVEAHGGSVNVSSEVGVGTTFTILLPQRAPAPRRQSVSPPTASATALPSTST; this is translated from the coding sequence GTGACCCCAGTCTTCCGCGAGCCGAAACCAGCGCTGCACCTCGTGTCGCACCGGCGTGGGGTGTCGCTGCGTGTCCGGCTGGTGGCGGGGCTGCTGATGGTCGCGGCGATCCTCGTCGCGCCGCTGGTGGTGACGCGGTTCTCGCTGAAGCGGCTGTTCACCGACATGGAGCAGCTGCAGAGCCAGGACTTCCGGGCCTCGCTGCTGCTGGGTGGGATGCGCACGATGGCGGACCAGGTCCGCCGTGGCGACGACCAGATCGGGGGCCTGCGCGACTCGACCGGCGCCCCCATGCTGCGGGCGGCCGTCGCGCGGCTGCTGGTGCTGAGCGACAGCCTGCAGGCGATCGCGACCGGGCCGTCGTACGCGGCGGTGGACTCGACCGTGCGCGAGGTGAACCGCCTCACCGGGCTGAGTCTCGAGGCCATGGAGAATCGCGACTTCGACCGGGTGGACAACCTGTCGACCCAATCGGTGCGCCCCGGGCTGAGCCGCATGCTGACCGCGGTGGCCGAGGCGGAGGCCGCCCTCCGCATCGAGACGGCGGCCCGGGTGCGCCGCGCCCGGGACGAGACGGGGCAGGCGCGGCAGGTGTCGCTGATCGCGCTCATGCTGGCACTGGTGCTGGCCGCCATCGTGGCGGCGTGGATCATCGTCAGCATCGCGAGACCGGTGGCCGACCTGCAGTACGGCATGGAGCGGGTGGCCGCCGGCCAGTTCGACCACAAGCTGTCGGTGGCTGCGCGGCGGAGCGACGAATTCGGCAGCCTCGCCGCCAGCTACGCCGCGATGGCACAACGCCTCGGCGAGCTGGACCGCCTGAAGGCGGAGTTCGTGTCCATGGCCTCGCACGAGCTGAAGACGCCCCTCAACGTGATCCTCGGCTACCTCACGCTGCTCGACGACGGCGTGTACGGGCCGTTGAACGACAAGCAGCGCGAAGTGGTGCACACCTTGGAACGCCAGAGCCATTCGCTGAACCGCCTGGTGCGGCAGCTGCTGGACGTCTCGAAGTACGACGCCGGCGGGGCGAAGCTGGACCTGCAGCCGCTGGACACCCGGGCATTCTTCGCGGAGCTGGAGGACTCGCTCCAGGTCCTGGCCCACCAGCGCGGGGTGACGTTCAGCGTCACGTCCGCTGACGGGATGCCGGGCGAAGTGTGGTGGGATCATGACCGCATGACCGAGGCGATCGGGAACCTCGTCACGAACGCCTGCAAATTCACGCCGCGCGGCGGCGTGGTGGCGCTGCACGGCGACGGCGAGCCCGGCGTGGTCCGGATCGAGGTCCGCGACAGCGGTGTCGGAATTCCCGCCCCGGAGCTTCCGCACGTCTTCCGCAAGTTCTTCCAGGCCGGCAACCAGGAGGCGGCCACCGGCGTGGCTGGCACCGGGCTCGGCCTTGCCATCGTCCGCGGGATCGTCGAGGCGCACGGCGGATCCGTGAACGTCTCGTCGGAGGTGGGCGTAGGGACGACATTCACGATCCTGCTCCCGCAGCGCGCGCCGGCCCCCCGCCGTCAATCCGTGTCACCACCCACGGCGAGTGCCACGGCACTCCCGAGCACTTCGACATGA
- the recG gene encoding ATP-dependent DNA helicase RecG: MSGDGAAQRRDRRGGGSAPPVTLLTPVTYLKGVGPRRAELLGRLGITTAGDLLLHVPRRYEDATTVLPVARAQPGSDVTVLGRVISKGIIPTRRGLRIFQAVIQDASGLLEVGWPGQPHLDRTINVGDVLLLSGPVRVFHGRQLAPREFVNLGAEDAGTAGGRVLAVYPATEGLPTKLLRQLVDAQLDALLPQVRDPLPAAVLAAAGVPPLAEALRQVHRPGSVKEAEHGRARLAFEELFCVQLLHRRANQLERTARDGITFVNRRRLTTALKERLPFTLTGAQVRVLREIVADMTSVHRMNRLLQGDVGSGKTIVALFAALVALENDWQAALMAPTELLAEQHLRTFTSLLAPLGITPALLTGRMGAAERRAVATRLASYEPLIVIGTHALVQEATTFGRLGLVIVDEQHRFGVEQRKALQAKGATPDVLLMSATPIPRSLALTIYGDLDVSLLDEKPPGRIPIVTTRRPESARERVMAFIGTQLDAGRQAYVVYPVIEESERSDLRAATQMAAELAAGAFVARRVGLLHGRLKADEKDAVMRAFLAREMDVLVATTVIEVGIDVPNASVMLIEHPERFGLSQLHQLRGRVGRGAADSYCILLGDVGPESAERLDVFVGTEDGFEIARADMRLRGMGDLFGERQSGLPSFRVADPLRDEALIPVARAAAEQLLAGDPTLSAPEHAPLRDLLTGRYRRALELFRVG, encoded by the coding sequence GTGAGCGGTGACGGTGCGGCGCAGCGACGCGACCGGCGCGGTGGTGGAAGTGCGCCGCCCGTGACGCTGCTCACACCGGTGACGTACCTCAAGGGCGTCGGGCCGCGGCGCGCCGAGCTGCTTGGCCGGCTGGGCATCACCACCGCCGGTGACCTGCTGCTGCACGTCCCGCGACGCTACGAGGACGCGACGACCGTGCTGCCCGTCGCGCGCGCCCAACCGGGCAGCGACGTCACGGTGCTCGGCCGCGTGATCTCGAAGGGCATCATCCCCACCCGCCGCGGGCTGCGGATCTTCCAGGCGGTGATCCAGGACGCGAGTGGCCTGCTCGAGGTGGGCTGGCCGGGGCAGCCGCACCTGGACCGCACGATCAACGTCGGTGACGTGCTGCTGCTGAGCGGGCCGGTGCGCGTCTTCCACGGCCGCCAGCTGGCGCCGCGCGAGTTCGTGAACCTCGGCGCCGAGGATGCGGGCACGGCCGGCGGGCGCGTGCTGGCCGTGTATCCGGCCACGGAGGGGCTGCCCACCAAGCTGCTGCGCCAGCTCGTCGACGCGCAGCTCGATGCGCTGCTGCCGCAGGTGCGCGATCCGCTGCCGGCGGCCGTGCTGGCCGCCGCCGGCGTGCCACCGCTGGCCGAGGCGCTCCGGCAGGTGCACCGTCCCGGGAGCGTGAAGGAGGCAGAGCATGGGCGGGCGCGGCTCGCGTTCGAGGAGCTGTTCTGCGTGCAGCTCCTGCATCGTCGCGCGAACCAGCTCGAGCGCACGGCGCGTGACGGCATCACGTTCGTGAACCGGCGACGGCTCACCACCGCCCTGAAGGAACGCCTGCCGTTCACGCTCACCGGTGCGCAGGTGCGCGTGCTGCGCGAGATCGTGGCCGACATGACGAGCGTGCATCGCATGAACCGCCTGCTGCAGGGTGACGTGGGGAGCGGCAAGACGATCGTGGCGCTGTTCGCGGCGCTGGTGGCGCTCGAGAACGACTGGCAGGCCGCACTGATGGCGCCGACGGAGCTGCTGGCCGAGCAGCACCTCCGCACCTTCACGTCGCTGCTGGCGCCGCTTGGCATCACGCCGGCGCTGCTCACTGGCCGGATGGGTGCCGCGGAGCGGCGCGCCGTCGCCACGCGCCTGGCGTCGTACGAGCCGCTGATCGTGATCGGGACACACGCGCTGGTGCAGGAGGCCACCACGTTCGGCCGCCTCGGCCTCGTGATCGTGGACGAGCAGCACCGCTTCGGCGTGGAGCAGCGGAAGGCGCTGCAGGCCAAGGGGGCGACGCCGGACGTGCTGCTGATGAGCGCCACGCCGATTCCGCGGTCGCTGGCGCTGACGATCTACGGGGACCTGGACGTGAGCCTGCTGGACGAGAAGCCGCCGGGGCGGATCCCCATCGTCACCACGCGGCGGCCGGAGTCGGCCCGGGAGCGGGTGATGGCGTTCATCGGCACGCAGCTCGACGCGGGGCGGCAGGCGTACGTCGTGTATCCGGTGATCGAGGAATCCGAGCGCAGTGACCTGCGTGCCGCCACGCAGATGGCCGCGGAGCTGGCGGCGGGGGCGTTCGTGGCGCGGCGCGTGGGGCTGCTGCACGGCCGGCTGAAGGCCGACGAGAAGGACGCCGTGATGCGTGCCTTCCTCGCACGCGAGATGGACGTGCTGGTGGCGACGACGGTGATCGAGGTCGGCATCGACGTGCCCAATGCGTCGGTGATGCTCATCGAGCATCCCGAGCGGTTCGGGCTGTCGCAGCTGCACCAGTTGCGTGGCCGTGTGGGCCGTGGGGCGGCCGACAGCTACTGCATCCTGCTCGGTGACGTGGGACCGGAGTCGGCGGAGCGGCTCGACGTGTTCGTCGGCACCGAGGACGGATTCGAGATCGCGCGTGCCGACATGCGGTTGCGCGGCATGGGGGACCTCTTCGGGGAGCGGCAGAGCGGGCTGCCGAGTTTCCGCGTCGCCGATCCGCTGCGCGACGAGGCGCTCATCCCGGTGGCGCGCGCGGCCGCGGAGCAGCTGCTGGCCGGCGACCCGACGCTGAGCGCGCCGGAACACGCGCCGCTGCGTGACCTGCTCACGGGCCGCTACCGTCGTGCGCTGGAGCTGTTCCGGGTCGGCTGA
- the ftsY gene encoding signal recognition particle-docking protein FtsY has product MARLFRRDGDLPKKSFWQKVKSVVTTNWRVVLKGGVDQGSLEQLEQVLLESDFGVAVTLRLVAAVEDRARRGEIRTDEEFGSALQQEIAEALRTGNADPALHYQPEAPTVILVLGVNGAGKTTFIGKLSSRLRGEGKKVLVAAGDTFRAGAIEQLRVWSQRTGADFVGASPGSDPAAVAFSAIDAGVTRGVDVVIVDTAGRLHTSDSLMDELRKVVRVIAKRLPGAPHEALLVLDGTIGQNAVQQAKTFAASVPLTGLVVTKLDGTAKGGVVVAVHEALDIPVKFIGTGEGADDLEPFDAQVFAEAMFES; this is encoded by the coding sequence ATGGCGCGCCTCTTTCGTCGCGACGGCGACCTCCCGAAGAAGTCCTTCTGGCAGAAGGTCAAGTCGGTCGTCACCACCAACTGGCGTGTCGTCCTCAAGGGCGGTGTCGACCAGGGGTCGCTCGAGCAGCTCGAGCAGGTCCTCCTCGAGTCGGATTTCGGCGTGGCGGTGACGTTGCGCCTGGTGGCCGCGGTGGAGGATCGTGCCCGCCGCGGCGAGATCCGCACCGACGAGGAGTTCGGCTCGGCGCTCCAGCAGGAGATCGCGGAGGCGCTCCGCACCGGCAACGCCGATCCCGCGCTGCACTACCAGCCCGAGGCGCCGACCGTGATCCTGGTGCTCGGCGTGAACGGTGCCGGCAAGACGACCTTCATCGGCAAACTGTCCTCGCGGCTGCGGGGGGAGGGGAAGAAGGTGCTGGTTGCGGCCGGTGACACCTTCCGTGCCGGCGCCATCGAGCAGCTCAGGGTCTGGTCCCAGCGCACCGGCGCGGACTTCGTGGGCGCGTCGCCCGGGTCCGATCCTGCCGCCGTGGCCTTCAGCGCGATTGACGCCGGTGTGACGCGCGGTGTTGACGTGGTGATCGTGGACACCGCCGGCCGGCTGCATACCAGCGACTCGCTGATGGACGAGCTGCGGAAGGTCGTGCGCGTGATCGCGAAGCGCCTGCCGGGGGCGCCGCATGAGGCGCTGCTGGTGCTCGACGGCACCATCGGGCAGAACGCGGTGCAGCAGGCGAAGACCTTCGCGGCATCGGTGCCGCTGACGGGGCTCGTCGTCACGAAGCTGGATGGCACGGCCAAGGGCGGCGTGGTGGTGGCGGTGCACGAGGCGCTCGACATCCCGGTGAAGTTCATCGGCACCGGCGAAGGGGCCGACGACCTCGAGCCGTTCGACGCACAGGTGTTTGCCGAGGCGATGTTCGAGTCGTGA
- a CDS encoding M23 family metallopeptidase: MPDAPAAEDRYRSRRQRALERQLRRRARAVVFLTVFGAAALAIWGLPKRSPPLPRDTTAGRGETAIPVSRRDTIRARDGVVTVLVRAGLPRDDALAVLKASEMRGTARRDIPLAIYADSAAAPVREVEFQVADDRSIRVMRTAGNTWSATERRELWRTDTVVIRTATRGSLVESMRNAGRGALTVRGRIEAAYALAEAFEYKLDVGRDLAPGDSALVVMERRRTAFGAEQVGALVAGGIYHDGQWLRAIRFSTNAGNAEYYDLEGRPMRTTFLTAPLEFRRMSSAFGLRVHPILGTVRRHAGIDFAAPFGTPVRAVGDGAVIKAGYGGGFGKMVEIRHRDGMVTRYGHLRGFAPSLREGQVVTQGQVIGFVGSTGLSTGPHLHFETLVDGVSREPTRTLRAASGVTLSGPKLSAFASVRDGLASRLGLPATEAASRAADAAPPGVRIDVGVPAKSAGATR; this comes from the coding sequence ATGCCCGACGCTCCCGCCGCAGAGGATCGCTACAGGTCACGACGTCAGCGCGCGCTCGAACGCCAGTTGCGGCGACGGGCGCGCGCCGTCGTTTTCCTGACGGTCTTCGGCGCCGCCGCGCTCGCGATCTGGGGCCTGCCCAAGCGCTCGCCCCCGCTCCCGAGGGATACCACTGCCGGTCGGGGCGAGACGGCCATCCCCGTGTCGCGCCGCGACACGATCCGGGCCAGGGATGGTGTCGTCACCGTGCTCGTCCGGGCTGGCCTCCCGCGTGACGACGCGCTGGCGGTGCTCAAGGCATCCGAGATGCGCGGTACCGCGCGGCGAGACATCCCGCTCGCGATCTACGCCGACAGCGCCGCCGCTCCCGTGCGGGAGGTCGAGTTCCAGGTCGCCGACGACCGTAGCATCCGGGTCATGCGCACCGCGGGCAATACCTGGAGCGCCACCGAGCGCCGCGAACTCTGGCGCACCGATACCGTGGTCATCCGCACCGCCACCCGTGGCTCGCTGGTGGAATCGATGCGGAACGCCGGCCGCGGCGCGCTCACCGTGCGAGGTCGGATCGAGGCCGCCTACGCGCTGGCCGAGGCCTTCGAGTACAAGCTCGATGTCGGACGGGATCTCGCGCCGGGGGACTCGGCGCTGGTCGTGATGGAGCGCCGCCGCACCGCGTTCGGTGCCGAGCAGGTCGGTGCGCTGGTGGCCGGGGGCATCTACCATGATGGCCAGTGGCTGCGTGCGATCCGGTTCTCAACCAACGCCGGTAACGCGGAGTATTACGATCTGGAAGGTCGGCCCATGCGGACGACCTTCCTCACCGCACCGCTCGAGTTCCGTCGGATGTCGAGCGCGTTCGGCCTGCGCGTCCATCCCATCCTCGGGACGGTCCGCCGGCATGCGGGCATCGACTTCGCAGCACCCTTCGGCACGCCGGTCCGTGCGGTCGGCGACGGCGCGGTGATCAAGGCGGGGTACGGCGGCGGGTTCGGCAAGATGGTCGAGATCCGCCACCGGGACGGGATGGTCACGCGCTACGGACACCTGCGCGGTTTTGCACCATCCCTGCGTGAAGGCCAGGTCGTCACGCAGGGACAGGTCATCGGCTTCGTCGGGTCCACCGGACTCTCCACGGGCCCTCATCTGCACTTCGAGACCCTCGTGGACGGTGTGTCAAGAGAACCCACGCGAACGCTGCGCGCGGCGAGCGGCGTGACCCTGTCCGGCCCGAAGCTCTCGGCGTTCGCCAGCGTCCGCGACGGGCTTGCCTCGCGGCTCGGCCTTCCCGCCACCGAGGCGGCCTCCCGCGCCGCTGACGCGGCCCCGCCGGGCGTCAGGATCGATGTCGGCGTGCCCGCCAAGAGCGCTGGCGCCACCAGGTGA